The following DNA comes from Papaver somniferum cultivar HN1 chromosome 4, ASM357369v1, whole genome shotgun sequence.
GAATCTCCCCTGTTTCTTATCTTTATATAACTCGAACAGtagaaacaagaacatgatttttCTCTGTTTTCAGTCATTCAGTCACTTGTTGCAGATTGCACTGATGACAATAACCGTGGTGTGGCGTTTGGTTGGCTTCAGCTAACAAGAAATTCTTGGTGGCCTTGTGTCTATTCTTCTTGCTCCGACGTCATTCTTGGGTATTGCTGATTGGAGAATTTCATTCCATCTCGTTGCAATTATAAGTGTCATTGTTGGAATTTTAGTCCCATTGTTTGCCAAAGATCCTCAGTATGTAAATAGAAGTAGTACAAATGGGAATTAAGGGAATTGTCTCTTGAAGCAAAATCCGTGATAAAAATCCCGACCTTTCGGATTATTGTTGcgcaattatacccttatggataatcacttgtgaaattttgaaatgatttatctctcaaactacaccatggatgttcgcaaacttcataccattgaaaagcattttaaaacacctacgtaacgaatataaacatgcctatcaaattatgcatatttcttatatttcttataatcaattaaaatcataattttaGAAATGTCTCCTtgtttaatgatataggtcacttaataatgggacaaaattcaaaaataaataggTGGGACGGAGGGGGTATCATGGAATGGTGCAGCTACAAACTTGTAAGATTCGCATTTCGctttgacatctccatttttgtTTGTGACTTTTACCTGTATAGAATTGGTGTTGATATCTTGTATACATGTTATATGCAGTCCAATATTTGCAGAGATAGTTCCGGACAAGTCTCCGACAAGCATTTACTCTTTGGATAGAACTTTCGAGTCTATATTAGCATCTTTTACTCCTCCGGCAGTCGGACTTCTATCTCAGCATGTTTGTGGATATAAACCAATTCCTCAAGGATCAACTCAATCAGTTGAGATAGAAATGGGTAGAGGAAATGCTGCATCACTAGCCAAGGAACTTTATGCATCAATTGCTATTCCGATGATACTGTGTTGCCTCATTTACTCCTTTCTCTATTCTACTTACCCTATAGATAGGAACCGAGCAAGAATGAAGGCATTGGCATTGATTGAATCAGAAATGGTACAGTTGGAGCCAAATTATCTTCTAGCAGAAGGAGAG
Coding sequences within:
- the LOC113273299 gene encoding uncharacterized protein LOC113273299, whose amino-acid sequence is MVIFVAEVVMVRGGTEGVSWNGAATNFPIFAEIVPDKSPTSIYSLDRTFESILASFTPPAVGLLSQHVCGYKPIPQGSTQSVEIEMGRGNAASLAKELYASIAIPMILCCLIYSFLYSTYPIDRNRARMKALALIESEMVQLEPNYLLAEGESSQFQDSEARRKDTVIGLDYGRDITMIMRKGPNFLIQTRINKWSIWGLRIEIEGKQLNYNDVNLTTFFPVGLQETFLLY